Proteins found in one Sporosarcina sp. FSL K6-3457 genomic segment:
- a CDS encoding ECF transporter S component, with protein sequence MLKSWKLKEVVLLSVLAVVFAVVYLLFVHVGNIWAGFIGPIAYEWIFGIWFIVSIICMYIIRKPGAAVLSETVAAAIEVMIGNAVGPRLILSGLIQGLGAEAAFAATGYKRFNTWVLILAGVGSAVFSFVYSFFVSGYAALSPTYVALMFGLRIMSGALIAGLGGKWVSDGLLATGALRGYAISRDKPNRKQKVTVQHGR encoded by the coding sequence ATGTTGAAGTCCTGGAAGCTGAAGGAAGTTGTACTGTTGTCAGTTCTGGCCGTTGTGTTCGCTGTTGTCTATTTACTGTTCGTCCATGTCGGCAATATTTGGGCGGGCTTCATCGGCCCGATTGCGTATGAATGGATCTTTGGCATTTGGTTTATCGTCTCGATTATTTGCATGTATATCATTCGTAAACCTGGCGCCGCCGTCCTGTCTGAAACCGTAGCTGCTGCGATTGAAGTGATGATTGGTAATGCGGTCGGTCCACGACTCATTTTGAGCGGACTTATACAAGGATTAGGGGCGGAAGCTGCATTCGCTGCGACAGGCTATAAGCGGTTCAATACATGGGTGCTTATTTTGGCGGGTGTCGGATCAGCGGTATTTAGCTTTGTCTACAGCTTTTTCGTATCGGGTTACGCGGCACTATCCCCTACTTATGTTGCTCTCATGTTTGGCCTACGGATCATGAGTGGTGCACTGATTGCCGGACTTGGCGGGAAATGGGTATCTGACGGTCTTCTTGCGACAGGTGCGCTACGTGGCTATGCCATTTCTAGAGATAAACCAAATCGCAAGCAGAAAGTAACGGTTCAGCATGGTCGTTGA
- a CDS encoding response regulator transcription factor: MKILVVDDDPNILELVSIQLMQAGYTILKASDGFEALELLETELPDLAVVDVMMPRMDGYALTKKLRAEADIPVLLLTAKGELEDKEKGFLAGSDDYVVKPFEPKELLFRINAILRRYDKAVDVFIEAGPLKINRQSYEVAVGKKVLLPPLKEFELLSVLASRPNHVFARELLLERVWGYDYEGDEQTLNVHIKRLRDKLGKLTEEVKISTVRGVGYKLEVSS; the protein is encoded by the coding sequence ATGAAAATACTTGTGGTGGATGATGATCCGAATATTTTGGAGTTGGTCAGTATTCAATTGATGCAGGCGGGGTATACAATTTTGAAGGCTTCGGATGGTTTTGAGGCGCTGGAGCTGTTGGAGACGGAGTTGCCCGATTTGGCCGTAGTAGATGTGATGATGCCGAGGATGGATGGTTATGCGCTGACGAAGAAACTGAGAGCTGAGGCGGATATACCGGTTTTATTGCTGACGGCTAAGGGTGAGTTGGAGGATAAGGAGAAGGGGTTTCTCGCGGGATCTGATGATTATGTGGTGAAGCCTTTTGAACCGAAGGAATTATTATTTCGAATCAATGCCATTTTACGTAGATATGATAAGGCGGTCGATGTGTTTATTGAGGCGGGACCGCTGAAGATCAATCGCCAGAGCTATGAGGTAGCTGTGGGTAAGAAGGTGCTACTTCCGCCGTTGAAAGAGTTTGAGTTGTTGTCGGTGTTAGCGTCAAGGCCGAATCATGTGTTTGCGCGCGAGCTATTGCTGGAGCGGGTGTGGGGATATGATTATGAGGGTGATGAGCAGACGTTGAATGTGCATATAAAACGATTGCGGGATAAGCTAGGTAAGCTGACGGAAGAAGTGAAGATTTCAACGGTACGGGGAGTTGGCTATAAGCTGGAGGTATCTTCGTGA
- a CDS encoding sensor histidine kinase: MRSLYGKFIAMTAAIMVISGLIAFLAVNTYYHQYLKGQNDEKNMTIGKSVASFIQSNEGLDLEDYLMMQSAVGYKLYVVDEQRRVIRYGEPFRVENLAEKAIDQVLNGDVYHGMRDLPSETFVTGFFSNESANTVGVPFDYKGKTYALFLRPDIKMLFTEVHYILGGMVLVMAVISLLSMLMVAKKLIDPITALTVATKRVGEEQFTGTLDIQRKDEIGQLANSFQQMTEKLSENDRIRKEFISDVSHDFQSPLLNIKGYAQLLLDDQLPVESRKSYASIIQSETERLSSLTKQLLLLTSLDQLSSPLEVKAFALDEQLKETIRKYRWLLEEKEMSLSMDIDEVRYTGDPAFLEKVWENLVLNALKYTDIGGTIDILLAEQDNEIRVMVRDTGIGISEESIRRIFDRFYRADDSRTQETGGTGLGLSIVQQVVKLHGGTIDVASYIGEGTTFTVRLPKL, encoded by the coding sequence GTGAGGTCGCTGTATGGTAAGTTCATTGCCATGACGGCTGCGATTATGGTGATTAGTGGCCTTATTGCATTTTTGGCGGTCAATACATATTATCACCAGTATTTGAAGGGGCAGAACGATGAAAAAAATATGACTATTGGAAAGAGTGTTGCGTCTTTCATCCAATCCAATGAAGGGTTGGATCTTGAAGATTATTTAATGATGCAGTCTGCAGTGGGGTACAAGTTGTATGTTGTGGATGAACAACGACGGGTGATACGGTATGGCGAGCCATTTCGTGTTGAAAATTTGGCAGAAAAAGCAATAGATCAGGTGTTGAATGGGGACGTCTATCATGGGATGAGGGATCTCCCTAGCGAGACGTTTGTGACGGGATTTTTCTCGAATGAATCAGCGAATACAGTAGGGGTCCCGTTTGACTATAAGGGGAAAACCTATGCCCTTTTTCTGCGACCAGACATTAAGATGCTGTTTACGGAAGTGCATTATATCCTTGGGGGTATGGTGCTGGTCATGGCGGTGATTAGTTTGTTGTCGATGTTAATGGTGGCGAAGAAACTGATTGACCCGATTACGGCATTGACGGTTGCGACGAAAAGGGTGGGGGAAGAACAGTTTACTGGGACACTTGATATTCAACGAAAAGATGAAATTGGCCAGCTGGCGAATAGTTTTCAGCAGATGACGGAGAAGCTAAGTGAAAATGATCGGATACGCAAAGAGTTCATCAGTGATGTATCGCATGATTTTCAGTCGCCGTTGCTCAATATTAAGGGCTATGCGCAGCTATTATTGGACGATCAGTTACCAGTGGAATCGCGGAAAAGTTATGCGAGTATTATTCAATCTGAAACGGAACGCTTGTCTTCATTGACGAAACAGTTGTTGCTGTTGACTTCGTTGGATCAGTTATCGTCCCCGTTGGAAGTGAAGGCCTTTGCTTTGGATGAACAGCTCAAGGAGACGATTCGGAAGTATAGATGGTTGCTGGAAGAGAAGGAAATGTCATTGTCGATGGATATTGATGAGGTTCGTTATACGGGTGATCCGGCATTCCTTGAGAAAGTATGGGAGAACCTTGTATTGAATGCGTTGAAATATACGGATATTGGTGGGACCATTGATATTTTATTAGCGGAACAGGATAACGAGATTAGGGTAATGGTTCGTGATACGGGTATTGGGATTAGCGAAGAGTCGATTCGACGGATATTTGACCGTTTTTACCGGGCGGATGATTCGAGGACGCAGGAAACAGGTGGGACGGGACTCGGATTGTCGATTGTTCAACAAGTTGTGAAGCTGCATGGCGGTACGATTGATGTTGCTAGTTATATAGGGGAAGGCACGACTTTCACAGTGCGTTTGCCGAAATTGTAA
- a CDS encoding YihY/virulence factor BrkB family protein, which yields MRIIRNAVTRFFKERFFDQAAQTAYYLLLSMFPFLIFIFSLLSLFPVNEEMLLTFLRPFTPDEAFVIIERNVRMILYKGQGKVLYTSLAAAFWISSMAVQSLARSLDLANGYVRRYAFWKVLLRDLRVTLVFMLVIPLSLYLPIIEKALYRVVTYYDTIEQWQGWIYVWPNVKWGLGTLFLFLFFLLFYKVVPTGKMKLKEVLPGAIFSTLGWQLFSLVFGDYVSNVDYTLLYGQLSGIILLVLWFYLSAVIILFSGLLNAEWRGRKR from the coding sequence ATGAGGATTATTCGAAATGCTGTAACCCGTTTTTTCAAGGAACGATTTTTTGACCAGGCAGCGCAAACGGCGTATTACCTTTTGCTGTCGATGTTTCCCTTTCTTATCTTTATCTTTTCCTTGCTTAGTTTGTTCCCGGTGAATGAAGAAATGCTACTAACGTTTCTTAGACCTTTCACGCCGGATGAGGCATTCGTTATAATAGAGAGGAATGTCCGCATGATCCTTTATAAAGGACAGGGAAAAGTGTTGTATACAAGCCTTGCTGCTGCGTTTTGGATTTCTTCGATGGCGGTTCAGTCGCTAGCCCGTTCGCTCGATTTAGCAAATGGCTATGTACGACGTTATGCATTTTGGAAAGTGCTGTTACGTGATCTTAGGGTGACGCTGGTCTTTATGCTTGTTATACCGTTATCATTGTACCTACCAATTATTGAGAAGGCATTGTATAGAGTTGTGACTTATTATGATACGATTGAGCAGTGGCAAGGCTGGATATATGTTTGGCCCAATGTGAAATGGGGCCTGGGCACACTGTTTTTGTTTCTATTCTTCCTATTATTTTATAAAGTTGTACCAACGGGGAAAATGAAGTTAAAAGAAGTACTGCCAGGTGCAATTTTTTCTACGCTTGGTTGGCAGTTGTTTTCACTTGTGTTTGGAGATTATGTATCAAATGTTGATTATACATTGTTATATGGCCAGTTGTCGGGAATTATTTTACTGGTTTTATGGTTTTATTTGTCGGCAGTTATTATTTTGTTTTCGGGTTTGTTGAATGCGGAATGGCGTGGGAGGAAGAGATGA
- a CDS encoding ABC transporter ATP-binding protein, with amino-acid sequence MVVEWAKRAPTVESAVVMAFANVSFRFPEDEKPVLHNVSLTIQQGERVVITGASGSGKSTLLYLMNRLYPASCDGILSGTITLWGKDHDDYAPGEVNARVATVFQDPDSQFCMPTVEEEMAFTLENLHVPRAEMGQRITEALEVTQLTQLRHTIIQTLSGGMKQRVATACAILMKPEVLLLDEPLSHLDPLTAREFVSWLDTLQRMYDWTVIVVEHRLDAWGNFFDRGLQVVTGGFVKQADCAVAAPILFEKRGSSRAVATIFDMQSVSVEVKGKTLLEDVSIQLKSGEIAVLAGHNGSGKSTLLKTICGIMPRSKGRIIGEAILPGYVPQSPEHLFVTQRVEDEIVFSKSVAPELVEDIMRRLKLENIRQSHPFAISHGQKRRTAIAAMLAERRPVLLLDEPTSGQDEAALRELHHLVHTRAEEGLAVLIVTHDMEFAAAVADTVFLLKEGRLTGRYDAVDVWGNEQLLREHSLLPPMGGDYL; translated from the coding sequence ATGGTCGTTGAATGGGCAAAGCGAGCACCGACTGTTGAATCCGCCGTTGTCATGGCATTCGCCAACGTCAGCTTCCGCTTCCCCGAGGATGAGAAGCCTGTGTTACACAATGTTTCATTGACCATTCAACAAGGTGAGCGGGTTGTCATTACAGGTGCGAGTGGTAGCGGCAAAAGCACATTGCTGTATTTGATGAACCGTCTGTACCCGGCGAGTTGTGATGGTATTCTGTCGGGGACCATCACATTATGGGGTAAAGACCATGACGACTATGCCCCAGGTGAGGTCAATGCCCGCGTGGCCACTGTGTTTCAAGATCCCGATTCGCAATTTTGTATGCCGACTGTTGAAGAAGAAATGGCTTTTACACTGGAAAACTTACATGTGCCACGTGCAGAGATGGGGCAGCGAATAACGGAAGCTTTGGAAGTCACGCAGTTAACACAGTTGAGGCACACGATCATTCAAACATTGTCTGGTGGGATGAAGCAGCGGGTTGCTACTGCTTGCGCTATTCTGATGAAACCGGAAGTTCTGTTGTTGGATGAACCTTTGTCACATCTCGATCCACTGACGGCACGGGAATTTGTTAGCTGGTTAGATACATTGCAGAGAATGTATGACTGGACTGTTATTGTCGTTGAGCACCGCCTTGATGCTTGGGGTAATTTTTTCGATCGGGGTTTGCAGGTTGTGACTGGCGGGTTTGTTAAACAAGCGGATTGCGCTGTGGCCGCTCCGATTTTATTCGAAAAAAGGGGGTCTTCGAGGGCTGTTGCAACGATTTTCGACATGCAGAGTGTATCTGTGGAAGTGAAAGGGAAAACGTTGTTGGAAGATGTGTCCATCCAGTTGAAAAGCGGGGAAATTGCTGTACTGGCTGGGCATAACGGCAGTGGAAAGTCGACGCTGTTGAAAACAATTTGCGGCATTATGCCGAGGTCGAAGGGACGAATTATAGGAGAAGCCATCCTGCCGGGCTATGTCCCTCAATCGCCTGAGCATTTGTTTGTGACACAGCGCGTCGAGGATGAGATTGTTTTTTCTAAAAGTGTAGCACCTGAATTGGTTGAGGATATTATGCGACGGTTGAAGTTAGAAAATATTCGACAGTCCCATCCCTTTGCGATTAGTCATGGGCAAAAACGTAGAACAGCCATTGCAGCGATGCTTGCGGAAAGGCGGCCTGTTCTTCTATTGGATGAGCCGACAAGTGGACAGGATGAAGCCGCTTTGCGGGAACTGCATCATCTCGTGCATACTCGCGCAGAAGAAGGACTTGCGGTGCTTATCGTGACGCATGATATGGAATTTGCAGCGGCTGTTGCGGATACGGTCTTTTTGTTGAAAGAAGGGCGATTGACGGGGCGTTATGATGCGGTGGATGTGTGGGGAAATGAACAGTTGTTACGAGAGCACTCCTTATTGCCGCCTATGGGAGGTGACTATTTGTGA
- the folB gene encoding dihydroneopterin aldolase, whose amino-acid sequence MDYIHLNEMEFYGYHGALPEENTLGQRFRVTVSLATDLAEAGKTDNLDRTVNYAEVYHVCRAIVEGEPVKLIEAVAEKIAASVMEEFAAKVTGVRVVLIKPDPPIPGHYASVSVDITRGRFV is encoded by the coding sequence ATGGATTATATTCATCTGAACGAAATGGAGTTTTACGGATATCACGGGGCATTGCCAGAAGAAAATACATTGGGGCAGCGTTTTCGTGTGACCGTATCGCTTGCGACGGATCTTGCTGAAGCGGGGAAAACCGATAATCTGGATAGAACAGTGAACTATGCGGAAGTCTATCATGTATGTCGTGCGATTGTGGAAGGTGAGCCGGTGAAGTTGATTGAAGCAGTTGCGGAAAAGATTGCGGCTAGCGTAATGGAGGAGTTCGCGGCTAAAGTGACGGGCGTCCGTGTTGTGTTGATAAAACCGGACCCGCCAATTCCAGGTCATTATGCATCGGTATCGGTTGATATTACAAGAGGACGCTTCGTATGA
- a CDS encoding energy-coupling factor transporter transmembrane component T family protein: protein MRIREQLHDMNPSFKFLVVVISMLTLAWFFNPWTPALFFIGILTVQLLYSSVNWKLWLLLMIPFSMTAVGYLWTTILFAADTAGTVIWTWNSIVVTDEQLSRALSLALRVIAFSAISLLFILTTQPVKFIMSLMQQLRLSPKLAYSILVGYQFLPVIKDEFIQIRHAHRLRGVGVEKWWWQRLYGMRRLLIPLLAAAVRKAERAAFAMEARGFTGQPRTEFFKPVTVRLNDWVLLALFLTLLTASCWLGVVWT from the coding sequence GTGAGAATTCGTGAGCAGCTGCATGATATGAATCCTTCGTTTAAATTTCTTGTTGTTGTCATTTCTATGCTGACACTCGCCTGGTTTTTCAATCCCTGGACACCCGCATTGTTTTTTATAGGTATCTTAACTGTTCAATTGTTGTACAGCTCGGTCAATTGGAAGTTATGGCTGTTGCTGATGATTCCTTTTTCGATGACAGCTGTCGGGTATTTGTGGACAACGATACTATTTGCTGCTGATACGGCTGGAACGGTGATTTGGACGTGGAACAGTATTGTAGTGACAGATGAACAGCTGTCACGCGCATTATCGCTGGCGCTTCGAGTTATCGCATTTTCTGCGATTTCCCTGCTGTTCATTTTGACAACGCAGCCAGTCAAATTCATCATGAGTTTAATGCAGCAGTTACGGTTATCGCCCAAACTCGCCTATAGCATTCTCGTTGGCTATCAGTTTTTGCCTGTTATCAAGGATGAGTTCATCCAAATCCGCCATGCGCATAGACTTCGGGGTGTTGGTGTGGAAAAATGGTGGTGGCAACGATTGTATGGCATGAGACGGCTACTCATCCCCCTACTGGCAGCTGCAGTCCGAAAAGCCGAACGCGCGGCATTCGCCATGGAAGCTCGCGGCTTCACGGGCCAACCACGCACTGAGTTTTTTAAACCTGTCACTGTGCGCCTCAATGATTGGGTGCTGCTCGCTTTATTTTTAACACTTCTGACAGCGAGCTGTTGGTTGGGTGTTGTATGGACGTAA
- the lysS gene encoding lysine--tRNA ligase, which translates to MSHLDELNDQLLVRRQKMEDIRESGLDPFGSRFERTHLSNEILEKYENLSKEELDETPHEVKIAGRIMTKRGKGKAGFAHLQDLGGQIQIYVRQDAIGEEAYELFNSADLGDIIGISGVVFKTKVGELSIKVTEFTFLTKALRPLPEKFHGLKDVEQRYRQRYLDLISTEGSKETFILRSKIIQSMRRYLDGQGFLEVETPMLHSIAGGASARPFITHHNALDMELYMRIAIELHLKRLIVGGLEKVYEIGRVFRNEGISTRHNPEFTMIELYEAYADYNDIMALTENMVAHIAQDVLGTTQVQYGEDIIELAPGWTRLHMVEAIKQYTGVDFWKEMSKEEAHALAKEHNVEVTAMMEVGHVLNEFFEQKVEEQLVQPTFIFGHPVEISPLAKKNPEDGRFTDRFELFIVRREHANAFTELNDPIDQRQRFEAQMVEKEQGNDEAHEMDNDFIEALEYGLPPTGGLGIGVDRLVMLLTNAQSIRDILLFPQMRKKD; encoded by the coding sequence ATGTCCCATTTGGATGAATTAAACGATCAGTTACTGGTGAGACGCCAGAAGATGGAAGATATACGGGAGAGTGGATTAGATCCATTCGGCTCAAGATTTGAACGGACACATCTTTCTAATGAAATTCTAGAGAAATATGAAAATCTTTCAAAGGAAGAGCTTGATGAAACGCCGCATGAAGTGAAAATTGCAGGACGTATCATGACCAAACGTGGAAAAGGGAAAGCGGGCTTTGCGCATTTGCAAGACCTTGGTGGCCAGATTCAAATCTACGTAAGGCAAGATGCGATTGGTGAAGAGGCATATGAACTGTTCAATAGTGCGGATCTTGGCGATATTATTGGGATTTCTGGAGTAGTATTTAAAACGAAAGTTGGAGAACTCTCCATTAAAGTAACAGAATTTACATTCCTAACAAAAGCTCTACGTCCGTTACCGGAGAAATTCCATGGGTTAAAAGACGTCGAGCAACGTTATCGTCAGCGTTATTTAGACTTAATTTCAACAGAAGGTAGTAAAGAGACGTTCATCTTACGAAGCAAAATCATCCAGTCGATGCGTCGCTACCTAGATGGACAAGGCTTCCTTGAAGTTGAAACGCCAATGCTACATTCGATTGCAGGCGGAGCGTCAGCGCGCCCGTTCATCACGCATCATAATGCGCTAGATATGGAACTGTATATGCGTATTGCGATTGAGCTGCATTTGAAACGTCTCATTGTAGGTGGACTAGAGAAGGTCTATGAAATTGGACGCGTATTCCGTAATGAAGGAATCTCGACACGTCATAATCCTGAATTTACAATGATTGAATTATATGAGGCTTATGCGGATTATAACGATATCATGGCATTGACGGAAAACATGGTTGCTCATATCGCACAAGATGTACTCGGTACAACACAAGTGCAATACGGAGAAGATATAATTGAATTGGCGCCAGGTTGGACACGTCTTCATATGGTTGAAGCAATCAAGCAATACACGGGCGTAGACTTCTGGAAAGAGATGTCGAAGGAAGAAGCGCATGCGTTAGCTAAAGAGCATAACGTAGAAGTAACGGCAATGATGGAAGTCGGCCATGTGTTGAATGAATTCTTCGAGCAAAAAGTTGAAGAACAACTTGTGCAACCAACATTCATCTTTGGGCATCCAGTAGAAATCTCACCACTTGCGAAGAAAAATCCGGAAGATGGTCGCTTTACAGATCGTTTCGAATTATTCATCGTTCGTCGCGAACACGCTAATGCCTTTACGGAGCTTAACGATCCAATTGACCAACGCCAACGTTTTGAAGCGCAAATGGTTGAGAAAGAGCAAGGTAATGATGAAGCGCATGAGATGGACAATGACTTTATAGAAGCATTGGAGTACGGATTACCACCTACTGGCGGACTTGGAATCGGGGTTGACCGTCTTGTGATGCTGTTGACTAATGCACAATCAATCCGGGACATTCTGCTATTCCCACAGATGCGTAAGAAAGACTAA
- the folK gene encoding 2-amino-4-hydroxy-6-hydroxymethyldihydropteridine diphosphokinase — translation MTVAYLSIGSNIGDRLYHLVEAVRALHSHGGMEVVAVSSIYETAPVGYTDQADFLNVAVCVETVVDAQELLAICQQVERELGRQRTIRWGPRTVDLDILLYGTDTIETENLVVPHPRMHERAFVLIPLLEIAPTIIQPATGKLYSEESAVQDSGVMLWKKVSGIEYFLQLKE, via the coding sequence ATGACGGTAGCGTATCTGTCGATTGGTTCGAATATTGGTGATCGATTGTATCATTTGGTCGAGGCGGTGCGGGCACTTCATTCGCATGGCGGGATGGAAGTGGTGGCGGTTTCTTCTATATATGAAACGGCGCCTGTAGGGTATACAGATCAGGCGGATTTTTTGAATGTGGCCGTTTGTGTGGAAACTGTTGTGGATGCGCAGGAATTACTGGCCATTTGTCAACAAGTTGAGCGGGAACTTGGTCGGCAGAGGACGATTAGATGGGGCCCTCGAACTGTTGACCTCGACATATTGCTGTATGGTACCGACACTATTGAAACGGAGAATTTAGTTGTACCGCATCCGCGTATGCATGAGCGGGCGTTTGTTCTCATACCACTCCTGGAAATTGCCCCTACAATTATCCAGCCAGCGACAGGGAAGCTGTATTCAGAAGAATCCGCTGTTCAAGATAGCGGTGTTATGCTTTGGAAGAAGGTTAGTGGAATCGAGTATTTCCTACAATTAAAGGAATGA
- the folP gene encoding dihydropteroate synthase has translation MELAKARGVYTFGETKMDFRKETVIMGILNVTPDSFSDGGKFGHMDAALEHVEQMLRDGAKIIDIGGESTRPGHVPVSLAQEIERTAPIIEAVTKEFGCVVSIDTYKAGVAEEAIKAGAQIINDIWGAKREPAIADVAAKYEVPIILMHNRDEAEYGESFMDTVIADLEESVCIAVAAGVAYDNIWLDPGIGFARDTMQNIWTMQGLRRISDMGYPVLLGTSRKSLIGNVLELPVEERLEGTGATVCYGIEHGCHIMRVHDVKEIARMAKMMDVLTGKTVFEG, from the coding sequence ATGGAATTGGCGAAAGCGCGTGGTGTGTACACATTTGGCGAGACGAAAATGGATTTTCGTAAAGAAACGGTGATCATGGGTATTTTAAACGTGACGCCGGATTCCTTTTCGGATGGCGGGAAATTTGGACATATGGATGCGGCGCTTGAACACGTGGAACAAATGCTTCGTGACGGCGCAAAAATTATCGATATTGGTGGGGAGTCGACGCGACCAGGGCATGTACCGGTTTCTTTGGCGCAGGAGATTGAACGGACGGCGCCGATTATCGAAGCTGTTACGAAGGAATTTGGCTGTGTGGTGTCGATTGATACATATAAAGCAGGCGTGGCGGAAGAGGCCATTAAAGCGGGTGCGCAAATTATTAATGATATATGGGGAGCGAAACGAGAACCGGCTATCGCGGATGTTGCGGCGAAATATGAGGTACCTATTATTCTGATGCATAATCGTGACGAAGCGGAGTACGGGGAATCGTTCATGGATACGGTCATTGCCGATTTGGAAGAGAGTGTCTGCATTGCGGTTGCGGCGGGTGTTGCGTATGATAATATTTGGTTAGATCCTGGTATTGGTTTTGCGCGAGATACGATGCAAAATATATGGACGATGCAAGGGTTGCGACGTATTTCTGATATGGGTTATCCGGTTTTACTAGGAACCTCAAGGAAATCATTGATAGGCAATGTATTAGAGTTGCCTGTCGAGGAACGATTAGAGGGTACGGGTGCAACGGTTTGTTATGGAATTGAGCATGGTTGCCATATTATGCGTGTTCACGATGTGAAGGAAATCGCGCGGATGGCAAAAATGATGGATGTCTTAACGGGGAAAACGGTATTTGAAGGGTAG
- the pabC gene encoding aminodeoxychorismate lyase: MWCWMNGEFMQAEELKISPFDHGFLYGAGFFETFRTYDGNVLLFDEHMERLHAALAEYRIAMPYTNAEILAVVQVLDEKSGNTDGYFRLNVSAGVHDIGLAPSSYATPNVILFRKALAPAVRGAEKKAVWLDTPRNLPESAVRHKSHNFLNNVRGRLELPSLKDMEGLFVTNEGFVAEGVTSNVFWMKASELFTPAIETGILPGTTRAFVVKLAESAGIVVHEGCYGKECVEDADEVFVTNAVQELVPLVTIEDSSLPGASGVNYQRLHELYRRAIEDMKEGDS; this comes from the coding sequence ATGTGGTGTTGGATGAATGGTGAATTCATGCAGGCGGAGGAGTTGAAAATTTCCCCGTTTGACCACGGTTTTCTTTATGGTGCTGGTTTTTTTGAAACGTTTCGGACATACGACGGCAACGTATTGTTGTTTGATGAACATATGGAGCGGTTACATGCTGCCCTCGCAGAGTACCGAATTGCGATGCCTTATACAAACGCCGAAATTTTGGCTGTCGTTCAAGTGCTTGATGAGAAGTCAGGAAATACAGACGGCTATTTTCGTCTCAACGTTTCAGCAGGTGTCCACGATATAGGTTTAGCCCCTTCATCATACGCAACGCCGAATGTTATTTTATTCAGAAAAGCGTTGGCTCCGGCTGTTCGTGGTGCAGAGAAAAAGGCGGTTTGGTTGGACACGCCACGTAATCTCCCAGAAAGTGCGGTGCGTCATAAATCGCATAACTTCTTGAATAACGTGCGCGGTCGATTGGAGTTACCTTCATTAAAAGATATGGAAGGGCTTTTCGTAACGAATGAAGGATTTGTTGCGGAAGGCGTTACGTCGAATGTCTTTTGGATGAAGGCTAGTGAATTGTTCACGCCTGCAATTGAAACAGGGATTTTGCCGGGGACGACGCGTGCTTTTGTTGTGAAATTGGCTGAGTCTGCTGGGATTGTTGTGCACGAAGGGTGTTATGGTAAAGAGTGTGTAGAAGATGCAGATGAAGTATTCGTGACGAATGCTGTGCAGGAACTGGTGCCGTTAGTGACGATCGAGGATAGTTCGCTTCCAGGAGCTTCGGGGGTTAATTATCAAAGGCTTCATGAATTATATAGACGGGCGATAGAGGATATGAAAGAAGGCGACAGTTGA